Proteins encoded in a region of the Prunus persica cultivar Lovell chromosome G4, Prunus_persica_NCBIv2, whole genome shotgun sequence genome:
- the LOC18779522 gene encoding chaperonin-like RbcX protein 2, chloroplastic isoform X2, whose product MVGALSVVGSSVVDSHTSPCLCLDALPTTAMNLKSGGELVLQRNSMAKKRLVKPGSLELSSSFIDSGHDMRLSMKALPGIIVNKSMRKRKNRGFVIVNELGGQYEDSFEDVKAQMLNYFTYKAVRTVMSQLYEMNPTQYRWFYDFVATHKPGDGKRFIRTLGKERHELAERVMVTRLHLYGKWVKKCNHAEIYQQISDQNLELMRERLIETVIWPSDDNTEKIG is encoded by the exons ATGGTAGGGGCTTTGTCTGTGGTGGGTTCGTCAGTCGTGGACTCGCATACTTCTCCATGCTTGTGTTTGGATGCACTGCCTACAACTGCTATGAATCTCAAGAGTGGAGGAGAATTGGTTTTGCAAAGGAATTCAATGGCCAAGAAGCGTTTGGTGAAACCGGGTTCCTTGGAATTGAGCAGTTCATTTATTGATTCTGGGCATGACATGcggctctcaatgaaagctctTCCGGGTATTATTGTCAATAAGAGtatgaggaaaagaaagaataggGGTTTCGTGATTGTTAATGAACTTGGCGGGCAATATGAAGACAGTTTTGAGGATGTTAAGGCG CAAATGCTCAACTATTTTACGTACAAGGCTGTGAGGACTGTTATGAGCCAGCTCTATGAGATGAACCCAACACAATATAGATGGTTTTATGA CTTTGTTGCAACACACAAGCCTGGAGATGGGAAGCGATTCATCCGTACCCTCGGGAAG GAGAGGCATGAACTTGCTGAGAGAGTAATGGTCACACGACTTCACCTCTATGGTAAATGGGTCAAG AAATGCAATCATGCTGAAATATATCAACAAATCTCTGATCAGAACTTGGAGTTGATGCGTGAACGGCTTATCGAGACTGTGATATGGCCCTCTGATGACAACACGGAGAAGATTGGCTGA
- the LOC18779522 gene encoding chaperonin-like RbcX protein 2, chloroplastic isoform X3 encodes MVGALSVVGSSVVDSHTSPCLCLDALPTTAMNLKSGGELVLQRNSMAKKRLVKPGSLELSSSFIDSGHDMRLSMKALPGIIVNKSMRKRKNRGFVIVNELGGQYEDSFEDVKAQMLNYFTYKAVRTVMSQLYEMNPTQYRWFYDFVATHKPGDGKRFIRTLGKERHELAERVMVTRLHLYGKWVKNLELMRERLIETVIWPSDDNTEKIG; translated from the exons ATGGTAGGGGCTTTGTCTGTGGTGGGTTCGTCAGTCGTGGACTCGCATACTTCTCCATGCTTGTGTTTGGATGCACTGCCTACAACTGCTATGAATCTCAAGAGTGGAGGAGAATTGGTTTTGCAAAGGAATTCAATGGCCAAGAAGCGTTTGGTGAAACCGGGTTCCTTGGAATTGAGCAGTTCATTTATTGATTCTGGGCATGACATGcggctctcaatgaaagctctTCCGGGTATTATTGTCAATAAGAGtatgaggaaaagaaagaataggGGTTTCGTGATTGTTAATGAACTTGGCGGGCAATATGAAGACAGTTTTGAGGATGTTAAGGCG CAAATGCTCAACTATTTTACGTACAAGGCTGTGAGGACTGTTATGAGCCAGCTCTATGAGATGAACCCAACACAATATAGATGGTTTTATGA CTTTGTTGCAACACACAAGCCTGGAGATGGGAAGCGATTCATCCGTACCCTCGGGAAG GAGAGGCATGAACTTGCTGAGAGAGTAATGGTCACACGACTTCACCTCTATGGTAAATGGGTCAAG AACTTGGAGTTGATGCGTGAACGGCTTATCGAGACTGTGATATGGCCCTCTGATGACAACACGGAGAAGATTGGCTGA
- the LOC18779522 gene encoding chaperonin-like RbcX protein 2, chloroplastic isoform X1, translated as MVGALSVVGSSVVDSHTSPCLCLDALPTTAMNLKSGGELVLQRNSMAKKRLVKPGSLELSSSFIDSGHDMRLSMKALPGIIVNKSMRKRKNRGFVIVNELGGQYEDSFEDVKAQMLNYFTYKAVRTVMSQLYEMNPTQYRWFYDFVATHKPGDGKRFIRTLGKERHELAERVMVTRLHLYGKWVKVSSSKIYRKHFSSTFRAHISWKVLDINLELMRERLIETVIWPSDDNTEKIG; from the exons ATGGTAGGGGCTTTGTCTGTGGTGGGTTCGTCAGTCGTGGACTCGCATACTTCTCCATGCTTGTGTTTGGATGCACTGCCTACAACTGCTATGAATCTCAAGAGTGGAGGAGAATTGGTTTTGCAAAGGAATTCAATGGCCAAGAAGCGTTTGGTGAAACCGGGTTCCTTGGAATTGAGCAGTTCATTTATTGATTCTGGGCATGACATGcggctctcaatgaaagctctTCCGGGTATTATTGTCAATAAGAGtatgaggaaaagaaagaataggGGTTTCGTGATTGTTAATGAACTTGGCGGGCAATATGAAGACAGTTTTGAGGATGTTAAGGCG CAAATGCTCAACTATTTTACGTACAAGGCTGTGAGGACTGTTATGAGCCAGCTCTATGAGATGAACCCAACACAATATAGATGGTTTTATGA CTTTGTTGCAACACACAAGCCTGGAGATGGGAAGCGATTCATCCGTACCCTCGGGAAG GAGAGGCATGAACTTGCTGAGAGAGTAATGGTCACACGACTTCACCTCTATGGTAAATGGGTCAAGGTAAGCAGTTCCAAAATTTATCGCAAGCACTTTTCGTCAACATTCAGAGCACATATCTCATGGAAAGTCTTGGACATT AACTTGGAGTTGATGCGTGAACGGCTTATCGAGACTGTGATATGGCCCTCTGATGACAACACGGAGAAGATTGGCTGA